From a single Chloroflexota bacterium genomic region:
- a CDS encoding NUDIX domain-containing protein, with amino-acid sequence MSAAGGAVQLTDPRELLEVFTEAGEPTGTALPRGQIHLEGHWHQAFFCWIARPGREGPEILLQHRAARKDVWPLRFDASAAGHIRFGESMAEAAREVREELGIAVELRDMLHLGRHRQQHDHANGLIDREYHVVHLLMPGPPDAAYQPDPREVAGLAWLGLDDLLGLVEGRIGEAQARYRAAAAGPDAFVARTLTLTDLVPYADGYHRWLLGAIREEMGRRGL; translated from the coding sequence ATGAGCGCGGCAGGCGGCGCGGTACAGCTCACGGACCCTCGCGAGCTGCTGGAGGTCTTCACCGAGGCGGGCGAGCCGACCGGTACGGCGCTGCCACGCGGGCAGATCCACCTGGAGGGCCACTGGCACCAGGCGTTCTTCTGCTGGATCGCGCGGCCGGGGCGGGAGGGTCCGGAGATCCTCTTGCAGCACCGGGCGGCCCGCAAGGATGTCTGGCCGCTCCGTTTCGACGCCTCGGCCGCCGGGCACATCCGCTTCGGGGAGAGCATGGCCGAGGCCGCGCGGGAGGTCCGCGAGGAGCTGGGCATCGCCGTCGAGCTTCGGGACATGCTCCATCTCGGGCGGCACCGGCAACAGCACGATCATGCCAACGGCCTGATCGACCGTGAGTACCACGTCGTCCACCTGCTGATGCCCGGCCCGCCGGACGCCGCCTACCAGCCCGATCCGCGCGAGGTGGCCGGGCTGGCCTGGCTTGGCCTGGACGACCTGCTCGGGCTGGTCGAGGGGCGCATCGGCGAGGCCCAGGCCCGCTACCGAGCGGCAGCCGCCGGGCCGGACGCGTTCGTTGCGCGCACGCTGACGCTCACCGACCTCGTGCCCTACGCCGACGGCTACCATCGCTGGCTGCTCGGCGCGATCCGCGAAGAGATGGGCCGGCGCGGCCTCTAG